In a genomic window of Mycoplasma iguanae:
- a CDS encoding MMB_0454 family protein produces MQYILLNYGLNKSYNIHQNVFVQVINNSLNAKKEIELIDEPIVSFVEQNTNVEIFINIKIKIDLDIIEIINHLTTSINEDMKNLIGVAPKNIQINYQGRF; encoded by the coding sequence ATGCAATACATTTTATTAAATTATGGATTAAACAAAAGTTATAACATCCACCAAAATGTTTTTGTTCAAGTTATTAATAACTCTTTAAATGCAAAAAAAGAAATTGAACTAATTGATGAACCGATAGTTAGCTTTGTAGAACAAAATACCAATGTTGAAATTTTCATCAATATAAAGATTAAAATTGATTTAGATATCATTGAGATAATTAATCATTTAACTACAAGCATCAATGAGGATATGAAAAACTTAATTGGTGTTGCTCCAAAAAATATTCAAATAAATTATCAAGGGAGATTTTAA
- a CDS encoding glycine--tRNA ligase, which translates to MKNKKNMQNIVNHLKATGFVFQGSEIYGGLANTWDYGPLGVLLTKKVKDYWWKVFIRQEINNYALDSKILMNNQVWKASGHIDNFTDALIENKINKKRYRADHLIEELFPEIDVTKLSKAEMAEILKTKVPSYDNSKTDWSDIREFNLMFQTQQGVLANAKDIVYLRPETAQGIFVNFKNITRSMRAKLPLGIGQIGKSFRNEVTPGNFIFRTREFEQMELEIFVNPNDDDQEFTKYLNKMQNFLLDLGINESSIRIRHHKKEELAHYSKATSDIEFKFPFGWGELLGVANRGNFDLTTHMLHSKENLEYRDPITNETFIPFVIEPSIGLDRLTLALISDAFEEEKLDDENTRIVLKLDKKIAPYHLAILPLTKKQSQQAKEIFDQLIKNDLDISFDEAGSIGKRYRRQDAIGTPYCITVDYDTENDQKVTIRNRDTMQQERVEISGISNYIK; encoded by the coding sequence ATGAAAAATAAGAAAAATATGCAAAATATTGTAAATCACTTAAAAGCTACAGGTTTTGTATTCCAAGGTTCAGAAATTTATGGTGGACTGGCAAATACTTGAGATTATGGACCTTTAGGAGTTTTATTAACAAAAAAAGTTAAAGACTATTGATGAAAAGTTTTTATCAGACAAGAAATAAATAATTATGCTTTAGATAGCAAAATTTTAATGAATAATCAAGTGTGAAAAGCTTCAGGCCATATCGATAATTTTACAGATGCATTAATTGAAAATAAGATAAATAAAAAACGTTATAGAGCAGACCACTTAATTGAAGAATTATTCCCCGAAATTGATGTTACAAAATTATCAAAAGCAGAAATGGCAGAAATTTTAAAAACAAAAGTGCCTTCTTATGATAATTCCAAAACTGACTGAAGCGATATTAGAGAATTTAATTTAATGTTTCAAACCCAACAAGGTGTTTTAGCAAATGCAAAAGATATTGTTTATTTAAGACCTGAAACTGCTCAAGGTATTTTTGTTAACTTCAAAAATATCACTCGTTCTATGCGTGCTAAATTACCTTTAGGAATCGGTCAAATCGGTAAGTCTTTTAGAAATGAAGTAACTCCAGGAAATTTTATTTTTAGAACAAGAGAATTTGAACAAATGGAACTAGAAATTTTTGTAAATCCAAATGATGATGATCAAGAATTTACAAAATATTTAAATAAAATGCAAAACTTCTTATTAGATTTAGGAATTAATGAATCATCAATTAGAATTCGTCATCATAAAAAGGAAGAATTAGCACATTATTCAAAAGCTACTTCAGATATTGAATTTAAATTTCCTTTTGGTTGAGGGGAATTATTAGGAGTAGCCAACAGAGGAAATTTTGACTTGACAACTCACATGCTACATTCAAAGGAAAATCTTGAATATCGTGATCCTATTACAAATGAAACTTTCATTCCTTTTGTAATAGAACCTTCAATCGGGCTTGATCGATTAACTTTAGCTTTAATTTCTGATGCTTTCGAAGAAGAAAAACTTGATGATGAAAATACAAGGATTGTTTTAAAATTAGATAAAAAAATTGCTCCTTATCATCTTGCAATTTTACCTTTAACTAAAAAACAAAGCCAACAAGCTAAAGAAATTTTTGATCAATTAATTAAAAATGATTTAGATATAAGTTTTGATGAAGCTGGTTCAATTGGAAAACGTTATCGCCGTCAAGATGCAATTGGAACACCATATTGTATTACGGTGGATTATGATACAGAAAATGATCAAAAAGTGACAATTAGAAATCGTGATACTATGCAACAAGAAAGAGTGGAAATTAGTGGAATTTCCAACTATATTAAATAA
- a CDS encoding TIGR01906 family membrane protein, producing MPKTIFFLNKEKTKKFFNHKIFSLAIQIILIFCVIWIALFSPLIILLNIKQFFLAPFNIKHIDQNIDIDEAYSNYVALINYLTFTNSASLQFPTYKISATGIIHFEDVKHILNIITAILIATSLIFIPVLSFAIWKKQFNFLIWSFLTALILILIIIIAFAIDADKLFIWFHKVFFNNDYWYFDPDKDEIIKVLPQMFFYNFLFFVFGISLCIFIFQLVVWVLLRKKYRKKTSY from the coding sequence ATGCCAAAAACAATATTTTTTTTGAACAAAGAAAAAACCAAAAAGTTTTTTAATCATAAAATATTTTCTTTAGCAATTCAAATCATTTTAATTTTTTGTGTGATTTGAATTGCTCTTTTCTCACCTTTAATTATACTTTTAAATATCAAACAGTTTTTTCTTGCTCCTTTTAATATAAAACATATAGATCAAAACATAGACATTGATGAAGCTTATAGCAATTATGTTGCATTAATTAATTATTTAACTTTTACAAATTCAGCAAGTTTACAATTTCCTACATACAAAATCTCTGCAACTGGGATAATCCATTTTGAAGATGTAAAACATATTTTAAATATTATTACTGCTATTTTAATTGCTACATCTTTAATTTTTATCCCTGTTTTGTCTTTTGCTATTTGAAAAAAACAATTTAATTTTTTAATTTGAAGCTTTTTAACAGCATTAATTTTAATATTAATCATTATTATTGCTTTCGCAATTGATGCAGATAAATTATTTATCTGATTTCACAAAGTTTTTTTTAATAATGATTATTGATATTTTGACCCTGATAAAGATGAAATTATTAAAGTTTTACCACAAATGTTCTTTTATAATTTCTTATTTTTTGTTTTTGGTATTAGCCTTTGTATTTTTATATTTCAGCTTGTAGTTTGAGTTCTTTTACGGAAAAAATACCGGAAAAAAACCAGCTACTAA
- the dnaG gene encoding DNA primase: MSQNNSNIINEIVLNTDIIEIISTHVNLQQKGKNFWGICPFHEDTNPSMSVSSQKALFKCFVCGKGGNAVQFLMLFNKWDYITTINHLAQLQGINLNLKKENDFYTIQYSEQEKKMLEAIKSSMALFKLEIFSNSSLNSVLKNYLENRNIDADIINEFNIGYAPDNYLNTLNVKKIEQSILINASLMTENLQPFFKNRLIFGIKNHQGDMVGFSGRTLDPEAKTSKYINSAESSIFQKSKILYNFSTAKDFINHTKEVLVVEGFMDVIAYHRAGIKNVVAIMGTALTEDHLKLLKKTKVILNLDGDLAGKNATEKSLILLIKNNIENFVIVNPTNLDPDEILKDQGVNALKKLYEKRILGIEFLYDLYKTKVKNTFESTVEFKQKFSYLLSFLDTEKQNYFLLKAKTELNIELVIYRENFKARQKDFYEPIDFIADDQQLFSNETKKERYQNFQKNHENNFVKYNRLNNFLVENQNHIKLAKEVIYLLLKNPSFLKLSLSDRPILWHDVKYKRIVDHLVHEAIGLTLIPPLNENDLKELENLKTETEQLEKFAYSNNFSDLKYAIEKYQKILKQDLNKQVLNNLTKENDPKLLEQLNKNIKKHN; encoded by the coding sequence ATGAGCCAAAATAATTCAAACATTATAAATGAAATAGTATTAAATACTGATATTATTGAAATTATTTCAACTCATGTTAATCTCCAACAAAAAGGAAAAAATTTCTGAGGGATTTGTCCTTTTCATGAAGATACAAATCCATCCATGTCTGTTTCATCACAAAAAGCACTTTTTAAATGTTTTGTCTGCGGTAAAGGAGGTAATGCAGTTCAATTTTTGATGTTATTCAATAAATGGGACTATATTACTACCATTAACCATCTTGCTCAGTTGCAAGGTATTAATTTAAATTTAAAAAAAGAAAATGATTTTTACACTATTCAATATAGTGAACAAGAAAAAAAAATGCTTGAAGCTATCAAAAGCTCCATGGCACTTTTTAAATTAGAAATTTTTTCAAATTCAAGCTTAAATTCTGTTTTAAAAAATTACTTAGAAAACAGAAACATTGATGCTGATATCATCAACGAATTCAACATTGGATATGCGCCTGATAATTATTTAAATACTTTAAATGTTAAAAAAATTGAGCAATCAATTTTAATTAATGCTTCTTTAATGACAGAAAATTTACAACCTTTTTTTAAAAATAGATTAATTTTTGGAATCAAAAACCATCAAGGAGATATGGTGGGTTTTTCTGGGAGAACACTTGACCCAGAAGCTAAGACTTCCAAATATATTAATTCAGCTGAATCATCTATTTTTCAAAAAAGCAAAATTCTTTATAACTTTAGTACAGCTAAAGATTTTATTAACCATACAAAAGAAGTTCTAGTAGTTGAAGGATTTATGGATGTCATAGCTTATCATCGTGCTGGAATTAAAAATGTGGTAGCAATCATGGGAACTGCTTTAACTGAAGATCATTTAAAATTGCTAAAAAAAACTAAAGTAATTTTAAATTTAGATGGTGATTTAGCAGGTAAAAATGCAACAGAAAAATCATTAATTTTATTAATTAAAAATAATATTGAAAATTTTGTGATTGTTAATCCAACGAATTTAGATCCTGATGAAATTTTAAAAGATCAAGGTGTTAATGCCTTAAAAAAATTATATGAAAAACGTATTTTAGGAATAGAATTTTTATATGATTTATACAAAACAAAAGTAAAAAATACTTTTGAATCTACTGTTGAATTTAAACAAAAATTTAGTTATTTACTTAGTTTTTTAGATACAGAAAAACAAAATTATTTTTTATTAAAAGCCAAAACTGAATTAAATATTGAATTAGTCATTTATAGAGAAAATTTTAAAGCTCGCCAAAAAGATTTTTATGAACCAATTGATTTTATAGCTGATGATCAACAATTATTTTCAAATGAAACAAAGAAGGAAAGATATCAAAATTTCCAGAAAAATCATGAAAATAATTTTGTTAAATACAATAGATTAAATAATTTTTTGGTAGAAAACCAAAACCACATAAAATTAGCAAAAGAAGTAATTTATTTACTACTAAAAAATCCTTCTTTTTTAAAATTATCATTAAGCGATCGACCTATTTTATGGCATGATGTTAAATATAAAAGAATTGTTGATCATCTAGTGCATGAAGCAATCGGTTTAACTTTAATCCCTCCTTTAAATGAAAATGATTTAAAGGAGTTAGAAAATTTAAAAACAGAAACTGAGCAACTAGAAAAATTTGCTTATTCAAATAATTTTTCTGACTTAAAATATGCAATTGAAAAATATCAAAAAATCTTGAAACAAGATTTAAATAAACAAGTACTTAATAACCTTACAAAAGAAAATGATCCCAAACTTTTAGAACAACTAAACAAAAATATCAAAAAACATAATTAA
- a CDS encoding transketolase, protein MSYNNDLNTLAINTLSINGIAAVNKANSGHPGIVLGAAPIIHTLFTKHLVFDPKNPTWVNRDRFILSAGHGSALLYSALRLLGLISQTDLEQFRQLDSKTPGHPEFGHTKGVEATTGPLGQGIATAAGLAIAEKHLNSLYPELSHYTYVLCGDGDLQEGVAFEALALIGHLKLNKYILIHDSNDIQLDTPVNKVDSINHKQKMEAFGFNYIFVDEATVDKIDAAIIEAKASTKPTFIEVKTVIGAGAPKAGTSDVHGAPLGKDFEILKTNLNWTYGDFEVPAEVEKLYQETIFARGAQAFDAWKASPALEKFLTTSTNISLDLELKQNDATRNSSGTVIKYLNDILPNWIGGSADLVASTKAGGADGDFSAQNPKGRNLLFGVREFAMGCIANGLALHSNFRPFVSTFFVFSDYLKAAMRLAALMKLPVTYIFTHDSVFVGEDGPTHEPIEQLAMLRSIPNLKVLRPADEKEVLASYELALQSIETPHAIVLTRQNIVSLANTSKTKFHKGAYLIKESQSPWTLIATGSELANAVKLAEEFDLNVISMSNFDFKQEIFWDIQKAISIEAATTFGWAKFAKFNIGHDGFGYSAPGDLVYAKIGLNYESLKTAISKIIK, encoded by the coding sequence ATGTCATACAACAACGATTTAAATACTTTAGCAATCAATACTCTTTCAATTAATGGAATTGCTGCCGTTAATAAAGCAAATTCAGGGCATCCAGGAATTGTATTGGGTGCTGCTCCTATTATTCATACCCTTTTTACTAAACACTTAGTTTTTGATCCTAAAAATCCAACATGAGTAAATCGCGATAGATTTATCCTTTCTGCAGGACACGGTTCTGCTTTATTATATTCAGCACTAAGATTACTAGGATTAATTTCACAAACCGATTTAGAACAATTTCGTCAATTAGATTCAAAAACACCTGGACATCCTGAATTTGGACACACAAAAGGAGTTGAAGCAACTACTGGGCCATTAGGGCAAGGAATAGCAACAGCTGCTGGTTTAGCAATTGCTGAAAAACATCTAAATTCACTATATCCTGAATTATCTCATTATACTTATGTACTTTGTGGAGATGGTGATTTACAAGAAGGTGTAGCTTTTGAAGCACTTGCTTTAATCGGACATCTAAAGTTAAATAAATACATTTTAATTCATGATTCAAATGACATTCAATTAGATACACCCGTAAATAAAGTAGATTCAATCAATCATAAACAAAAAATGGAAGCTTTTGGATTTAACTATATTTTTGTTGATGAAGCAACTGTTGATAAAATTGATGCAGCAATTATTGAAGCTAAAGCATCAACCAAACCAACATTTATTGAAGTAAAAACAGTTATTGGAGCTGGTGCTCCAAAAGCCGGAACTTCAGATGTTCACGGCGCTCCTTTAGGTAAAGACTTTGAAATTTTAAAAACAAATTTAAATTGAACTTATGGTGATTTTGAAGTTCCAGCAGAAGTAGAAAAATTATATCAAGAAACAATTTTTGCTCGTGGTGCACAAGCTTTTGATGCTTGAAAAGCTTCTCCAGCATTAGAAAAATTTTTAACTACATCAACAAATATTTCATTAGATTTAGAACTAAAACAAAATGATGCAACCAGAAATTCTTCTGGTACAGTGATTAAATATTTAAACGATATTTTACCTAATTGAATTGGGGGATCAGCTGATTTAGTAGCTTCAACTAAAGCTGGGGGAGCTGATGGTGATTTTTCAGCTCAAAACCCAAAAGGAAGAAATTTACTATTTGGTGTACGTGAATTTGCAATGGGTTGCATCGCCAATGGTTTAGCATTACACTCAAATTTTAGACCCTTTGTTTCAACTTTCTTTGTTTTTTCTGATTATCTAAAAGCTGCAATGCGTCTAGCAGCTTTAATGAAATTACCAGTAACTTACATTTTTACTCATGATTCGGTTTTTGTAGGTGAGGATGGTCCAACTCATGAACCAATTGAACAATTAGCAATGCTTCGTTCAATCCCTAATTTAAAAGTTTTACGTCCAGCTGATGAAAAAGAAGTTTTAGCTTCATATGAATTAGCCTTACAATCAATAGAAACACCACATGCAATTGTCCTAACTCGTCAAAACATCGTTTCGCTTGCTAACACTTCAAAAACTAAATTTCATAAGGGTGCTTATCTAATTAAGGAATCACAAAGTCCTTGAACATTAATTGCTACTGGTAGCGAATTGGCAAATGCAGTAAAATTAGCTGAAGAATTTGACTTAAATGTAATCTCAATGTCAAACTTTGATTTCAAACAAGAAATTTTTTGAGATATCCAAAAAGCTATTTCAATTGAAGCAGCCACAACTTTTGGTTGAGCTAAATTTGCTAAATTTAACATCGGCCATGACGGATTTGGTTATTCAGCTCCTGGTGATTTAGTTTATGCTAAAATCGGCTTAAATTACGAAAGTTTAAAAACTGCCATTTCAAAAATTATCAAATAA
- a CDS encoding NfeD family protein gives MKMTGPEIVKWIFVTIWSFIFLCLILTEIFTTGIFSGIGAVAIIPTIIIALVWGEKNWTIAIQFLVVLIFWTAGYFIFYKILKKIINSKSSKFIGSIEDYIGQEFQLIETSTEIHAPDLKYGKLKIQDKVFRVLSDKKEGIIEKGSLVIITKIEGNTFFVKKAQK, from the coding sequence ATGAAAATGACAGGACCTGAAATAGTAAAATGAATATTTGTAACTATCTGATCTTTTATTTTTTTGTGCTTAATTTTAACTGAAATTTTTACCACCGGCATCTTCAGCGGGATTGGTGCTGTTGCAATTATTCCAACAATTATTATTGCTTTAGTTTGAGGAGAAAAAAATTGAACAATTGCAATTCAATTTTTAGTAGTATTAATATTCTGAACTGCAGGATATTTCATATTTTATAAAATATTAAAAAAAATAATAAATTCAAAATCCTCTAAATTTATTGGTTCAATTGAAGATTATATCGGACAAGAATTTCAACTAATAGAAACATCTACAGAAATTCATGCTCCAGATTTAAAATATGGAAAATTAAAAATACAAGATAAGGTATTTCGTGTCTTATCTGATAAAAAAGAAGGAATTATTGAAAAAGGCAGTTTAGTGATTATTACTAAAATTGAAGGTAATACCTTTTTTGTAAAAAAAGCTCAAAAATAA
- the mnmA gene encoding tRNA 2-thiouridine(34) synthase MnmA: MAKVVVGLSGGVDSSVAAYLLKEQGHEVVGLFMRNWDSYLNNDILGNPIPQDQCPQEKDWADAQEVAKKIGIEIKRVDFVKEYWNDVFEHFISEYKKGNTPNPDILCNKYIKFDKFLNYALDQLKADYIAMGHYAKVINGHLYRALDQNKDQTYFLSQLNTAQLSKVLFPLSDITKEEVRKIAQEQNLITANKKDSTGICFIGERNFTEFLKNYIPSQPGNIVDIRTKKVVGTHPGAMYFTLGQRKGLNLGGMTEPFFVVGHNIKEREIYVAPASDPVWLISDALLAEGLTLNNTDFNVNNLTAKARYRQDDFPVTIEMIKDNQIMVYYPQGQEAITPGQQIVLYDGNKCLGGATIKNIYRDKKIIDYV, from the coding sequence ATGGCGAAAGTGGTAGTAGGTTTATCAGGGGGAGTTGACTCATCAGTAGCAGCTTATTTATTAAAAGAACAAGGACATGAAGTAGTTGGTCTTTTTATGCGAAATTGAGATTCTTATTTAAATAATGATATTTTAGGTAATCCTATTCCTCAAGATCAATGTCCTCAAGAAAAAGATTGAGCAGATGCACAAGAAGTAGCTAAAAAAATTGGTATCGAAATTAAAAGAGTGGATTTTGTTAAAGAATACTGAAATGATGTTTTTGAACATTTTATTAGCGAATATAAAAAAGGAAATACGCCCAATCCTGACATTTTATGTAATAAATACATTAAATTTGATAAGTTTTTAAATTATGCATTAGATCAATTAAAAGCAGATTATATTGCAATGGGCCATTATGCTAAAGTAATAAATGGTCATTTATATCGTGCTTTAGACCAAAATAAAGACCAAACTTATTTTTTATCACAATTAAATACAGCTCAACTTTCTAAAGTACTTTTTCCTTTAAGTGATATAACTAAAGAAGAAGTAAGAAAAATTGCTCAGGAGCAAAATTTGATTACTGCTAATAAAAAAGATTCGACCGGAATTTGTTTTATTGGTGAAAGAAACTTTACAGAATTTTTAAAAAATTATATTCCTTCACAACCAGGAAATATTGTGGATATTCGTACAAAAAAAGTTGTAGGAACTCATCCTGGCGCAATGTATTTTACTTTAGGACAAAGAAAAGGTCTAAATTTGGGAGGAATGACTGAGCCTTTTTTTGTTGTAGGTCACAACATCAAAGAAAGAGAAATTTATGTTGCTCCTGCCTCAGATCCTGTTTGATTAATTTCAGATGCTCTATTAGCTGAAGGTTTAACTTTAAATAATACAGATTTTAATGTTAATAATTTAACTGCAAAAGCAAGATATCGTCAAGATGATTTTCCTGTTACTATTGAAATGATAAAAGACAATCAAATAATGGTTTATTATCCTCAAGGGCAGGAAGCCATTACTCCTGGACAACAAATCGTTTTATATGATGGAAACAAATGCTTAGGTGGAGCTACCATTAAAAATATTTACAGAGACAAAAAAATTATCGATTATGTTTAA
- a CDS encoding ABC transporter ATP-binding protein codes for MFKKLSNKNKQPENHQTQQVISSNAKEMTKKELREIRKKDKSYIKNKEVCSLKNSPGNIIEVRDVKKYYLSGSVSTLVLKEINLEIKEGELAILYGKSGSGKSTLLNLISGLDRVSKGHIIVANNNLSCLSDSKLTLFRRKHVSFIFQSYNLLQNLTGYDNVLTGSYLQKDKSKILDIDQLFKDFEIEAIKDKYPSQMSGGQQQRISILRALIKNSDIIFADEPTGALDEATSKIVLKLLQEINRKYKTTVVMVSHDPHIAQIADKVIYIENGHIKKVEINKNPLQL; via the coding sequence ATGTTTAAAAAACTTTCTAATAAAAACAAGCAACCAGAAAATCATCAAACTCAACAAGTAATTAGTTCTAATGCTAAAGAAATGACTAAAAAAGAACTTCGTGAAATTAGAAAAAAAGATAAAAGCTATATTAAAAATAAAGAAGTTTGTAGTTTGAAAAATAGTCCAGGCAATATCATTGAAGTGCGCGATGTTAAAAAATATTATCTTTCTGGATCAGTTTCAACTTTAGTTCTAAAAGAAATTAATCTTGAAATTAAAGAAGGTGAATTAGCTATTTTATATGGTAAATCAGGTAGTGGTAAATCTACCCTTTTAAACTTGATTTCAGGTCTTGATCGTGTTTCTAAAGGACATATTATTGTAGCTAATAATAATTTAAGCTGTCTTTCTGATAGTAAATTAACTTTATTTAGAAGAAAACATGTAAGTTTTATTTTCCAAAGTTACAATTTGTTACAAAATTTAACAGGTTATGACAATGTTTTAACAGGTTCATATCTTCAAAAAGATAAATCAAAAATTTTGGATATTGATCAACTATTTAAAGATTTTGAAATTGAAGCCATTAAAGATAAATATCCTTCGCAAATGTCTGGAGGACAACAACAAAGAATTTCTATTTTGCGTGCTTTAATTAAAAATTCAGATATCATTTTTGCCGATGAGCCCACAGGTGCTTTAGATGAAGCTACATCAAAAATTGTTTTAAAATTATTACAAGAAATTAATCGTAAATATAAAACTACAGTTGTTATGGTGTCACATGATCCCCATATTGCTCAAATTGCTGATAAAGTAATTTACATTGAAAATGGTCATATTAAAAAAGTAGAAATTAATAAAAATCCACTTCAGCTTTAA
- the efp gene encoding elongation factor P — protein MINVNEFKPGITFQEDNGIFIVLESQHSKQGRGQATVKAKVKNLRTGAITLKSYTGGEKVEKAHIEKVGMNYLYDDGNAIVLMDENTYEQVTIENSKVEWEKNFLIEGQKLSVRKFEDEILDIELPINMELNVTVAPDAVKGNSTSNPQKKITLETGFEMDAPLFIKEGEKIIVSTETGKYVGRATK, from the coding sequence ATGATTAATGTCAATGAATTTAAGCCAGGAATTACTTTTCAAGAAGATAATGGAATTTTTATTGTTCTTGAATCACAACATTCAAAACAGGGGCGTGGACAAGCAACAGTAAAAGCAAAAGTTAAGAATTTGAGAACTGGAGCAATTACATTAAAATCTTATACAGGTGGAGAAAAAGTCGAAAAAGCTCATATTGAAAAAGTGGGAATGAACTACTTATATGATGACGGAAATGCAATTGTATTAATGGATGAAAATACATATGAACAAGTTACAATTGAAAATAGCAAAGTTGAGTGAGAAAAGAATTTTTTAATTGAAGGACAAAAACTTTCGGTAAGAAAATTTGAAGATGAAATTTTAGATATCGAATTACCAATTAATATGGAGTTGAATGTTACAGTTGCACCAGATGCTGTTAAAGGTAATTCAACTTCTAATCCTCAGAAAAAAATTACTTTAGAAACAGGATTTGAAATGGATGCTCCGCTTTTTATTAAAGAAGGAGAAAAAATTATTGTATCAACTGAAACCGGAAAATATGTAGGAAGAGCTACCAAGTAA
- a CDS encoding SPFH domain-containing protein: METSLIVVIVVAILITLFLLVLIIKGIKIVPQSYFIVIERLGKYHKTLKNGLNFIVPFIDRTIKKDNFKEKVLDFDAQDVITKDNATIKVDTVVYLQITDPKLFTYGAENPKKAIENLSATTLRNLLGELELDETLTSRDTINTKLADILDSASDSWGIKVNRVELKNILPPKEIQTAMEKQMRAEREKRASILEAEGQRQSAVLEAEGLKQSSILKAEGQRQSAILKAQGVKESLILEAEGQKKAISLLLEANLNKEVLTWKSLEQLEKIADGQATKIIIPPNLTDVASTMATFGEIAGIDIKKKK, translated from the coding sequence ATGGAAACAAGCTTAATAGTAGTAATTGTTGTTGCAATTTTAATAACTTTATTTTTATTAGTACTTATTATTAAAGGAATTAAAATTGTGCCACAATCTTATTTTATAGTAATTGAAAGACTAGGAAAATATCATAAAACTTTAAAAAATGGACTTAATTTCATTGTGCCATTTATTGATAGAACAATTAAAAAAGATAATTTTAAAGAAAAAGTTTTAGACTTTGATGCACAAGATGTCATCACTAAAGATAATGCCACAATCAAAGTGGATACAGTAGTTTATCTACAAATTACAGATCCTAAGTTATTTACATATGGAGCAGAAAATCCCAAAAAAGCGATTGAAAATTTATCTGCTACAACATTACGTAACTTACTTGGGGAATTGGAATTAGATGAAACTTTAACTTCAAGAGATACAATCAATACTAAATTAGCTGATATTTTAGATTCAGCCAGTGATAGCTGAGGTATTAAAGTAAATCGAGTAGAACTAAAAAATATTTTACCTCCTAAAGAAATTCAAACTGCCATGGAAAAACAAATGCGTGCAGAAAGAGAAAAAAGAGCTTCTATTTTAGAAGCCGAAGGACAAAGACAATCGGCAGTTTTAGAGGCAGAAGGATTAAAACAATCTTCAATTCTTAAAGCTGAAGGACAAAGACAATCAGCTATTCTGAAAGCTCAAGGAGTTAAAGAATCACTAATTTTAGAAGCCGAAGGACAGAAAAAAGCTATTAGTTTACTGTTAGAAGCTAATTTAAATAAAGAAGTTTTAACTTGAAAATCTTTAGAACAATTAGAAAAAATAGCTGATGGACAAGCCACCAAAATTATCATTCCGCCAAACCTTACAGATGTAGCTTCAACTATGGCTACTTTTGGAGAAATTGCAGGAATTGATATTAAAAAGAAAAAATAA